A genomic segment from Malaclemys terrapin pileata isolate rMalTer1 chromosome 1, rMalTer1.hap1, whole genome shotgun sequence encodes:
- the SSTR3 gene encoding somatostatin receptor type 3, translating to MDSPAFTSPTPVASEERNISTSWASSILGNLSTTASPGMDVSGVLIPLVYLIVCVVGLVGNSLVIYVVLRHSVNESVTNVYILNLALADELFMLGLPFLAAQNALSYWPFGSFMCRLVMAVDAINQFTSIFCLTVMSVDRYLAVVHPGKSSKWRTARVAKAVSATVWVLSSVVVLPVVVFSNVPLGMSTCHIQWPEPASMWRAGFIIYTAALGFFGPLLVICLCYLLIVVKVRSSGRRVRALSSKRKRSERRVTRMVVAVVAVFVLCWLPFYVLNIINVVCPLPEEPSLFGVYFLVVVLPYANSCANPIIYGFLSYRFKQGFRRAILRPSRRVQSQEVVARPPEKTEEEEEEEEEEEAEDCGVSKIAQNGNGRQECPLTSGAAGGSEQKPLPEEPGSCDKPNALHISYL from the coding sequence ATGGACTCTCCTGCTTTCACCTCCCCCACTCCTGTGGCTTCGGAGGAGAGGAACATCTCCACCAGCTGGGCAAGTTCCATCCTGGGGAACCTATCCACAACGGCCAGCCCGGGCATGGATGTCAGCGGAgtcctcatccccctggtctacCTCATTGTCTGCGTGGTTGGGCTGGTTGGGAACTCCCTGGTCATCTACGTGGTCCTGCGCCACTCGGTGAACGAATCGGTGACCAATGTCTATATCCTCAACCTGGCGCTGGCAGATGAGCTGTTCATGCTGGGGCTGCCCTTCCTGGCTGCACAGAACGCACTCTCCTACTGGCCCTTCGGCTCCTTCATGTGCCGCCTGGTGATGGCCGTGGATGCCATAAACCAGTTCACCAGCATCTTCTGCCTGACTGTGATGAGCGTTGACCGCTACCTGGCCGTAGTGCACCCAGGGAAATCGTCAAAGTGGCGGACGGCCCGCGTGGCCAAGGCCGTTAGCGCCACGGTGTGGGTGCTGTCGTCAGTGGTGGTGCTGCCGGTGGTAGTGTTCTCGAACGTCCCCTTGGGGATGAGCACCTGCCACATCCAGTGGCCCGAGCCAGCCTCCATGTGGAGAGCTGGCTTTATCATCTACACGGCCGCGCTGGGCTTCTTTGGGCCACTGCTGGTGATCTGCCTCTGCTACCTGCTCATCGTTGTCAAGGTCCGCTCTTCCGGCCGGAGGGTGCGGGCCCTTTCATCCAAGCGCAAGCGGTCAGAGCGCAGGGTCACTCGCATGGTGGTGGCCGTGGTGGCTGTCTTCGTGCTCTGCTGGCTTCCCTTCTACGTGCTCAACATCATCAACGTGGTCTGCCCATTGCCCGAAGAGCCGTCTCTCTTTGGGGTCTACTTCCTCGTCGTGGTGCTCCCCTACGCCAACAGCTGCGCCAACCCCATCATCTATGGCTTCCTCTCCTACCGGTTCAAGCAGGGTTTCCGCAGGGCCATCCTGAGGCCGTCCCGCCGGGTGCAGAGCCAGGAGGTGGTGGCACGTCCCCCAGAGAAGactgaagaggaggaagaggaagaggaggaggaggaagcggaGGACTGCGGGGTCAGCAAGATTGCCCAGAATGGCAATGGTAGACAGGAGTGTCCCCTGACCAGTGGAGCAGCAGGAGGTAGTGAGCAGAAGCCGCTCCCGGAGGAGCCCGGGAGCTGTGATAAACCCAATGCACTGCACATCAGTTATTTGTAG
- the C1QTNF6 gene encoding complement C1q tumor necrosis factor-related protein 6 codes for MVMIQLQARVAFLVLPLFVFGAPTDEPDPKEATTLPNGCRRCCDPPDSHGSSEVTPGPAGRHSSLYPMPEVRPYINITILKGDKGDRGEPGNPGKWGKEGPPGERGPQGQKGSKGQMGAPGDPCKHQYAAFSVGRKKALHSSEGYQALIYDTVFVNLYGHFDMFKGKFYCYTAGLYYFSLNVHTWNFKETYMHVMHNDQEQVILYAQPSDRSIMQSQSLMLELRENDEVWVRLYKRERENAIYSDDVDIYITFSGYLIKPSLE; via the exons ATGGTAATGATTCAGCTACAAGCTCGCGTGGCCTTCCTTGTGCTCCCTCTGTTTGTATTTGGGGCACCTACCGATGAGCCTGACCCCAAAGAAGCAACAACCCTCCCAAATGGCTGCAGACGCTGCTGCGACCCACCGGATTCCCATGGCTCCTCAGAGgtcacccccggccctgccggaCGCCATTCATCACTGTACCCAATGCCGGAAGTGCGTCCATACATCAACATCACCATACTGAAGG GAGACAAAGGAGATCGGGGGGAGCCTGGGAATCCAGGCAAATGGGGCAAAGAGGGGCCACCAGGCGAGCGGGGCCCCCAGGGTCAGAAAGGCAGCAAGGGGCAGATGGGTGCCCCGGGGGATCCGTGCAAGCACCAGTATGCCGCTTTCTCAGTGGGCCGCAAGAAGGCACTGCACAGTAGCGAGGGCTACCAGGCCCTGATCTACGACACCGTCTTTGTCAACCTCTATGGCCACTTCGACATGTTCAAGGGCAAGTTCTACTGCTACACGGCCGGTCTCTACTACTTCAGCCTAAACGTCCACACCTGGAACTTCAAGGAGACCTACATGCACGTCATGCACAACGACCAGGAGCAGGTCATCCTGTACGCCCAGCCCAGCGACCGCAGTATCATGCAGAGCCAGAGCCTCATGCTGGAGCTGCGGGAGAACGACGAGGTCTGGGTGCGCCTCTACAAGCGGGAGCGGGAGAACGCCATCTACAGTGATGATGTGGACATCTACATCACCTTCAGCGGCTACTTGATCAAGCCCAGCCTGGAATGA